In Myxococcus guangdongensis, the following proteins share a genomic window:
- a CDS encoding zinc-regulated TonB-dependent outer membrane receptor: protein MSSVPRRPHGALVAVSLSVLLSTATAAAQDLPPPSPDAGVPASDAPTAEPDAGPASDLPAGLTPEEMAEIEKAFGGNTQQGVPASTSAAPDATPGGGLPLSIPGATSGTNFLDMSFILDMAAAAFTSKEPLQRGAHDPSRNGFNLQQLELSIGSVVDPYFRFDANIVYSQFGVEIEEAYGTTLALPASLQVRAGQFLTRFGRLNATHPHAWDFVDQPFAMSRVFGGEGNRGLGVELSWLTPLPWYVEVTGSLTDATGEATARSFLSSSGDRVLSPLDLQATGVVKQFFPLSDDLSFMWGLSGATGPNPTGYRNRTDIFGTDLYLRYRPITEASNTLVSLQVEALYRRRQVPGDVLTDFNSYAQLAWRFSQRWATAARYELGTAAKGEDGQVAVDPLDPEWTKSRDRVSVNLTFWPTEFSRLRFQAARDNARWRDQADYSAFLALELVTGAHGAHAF, encoded by the coding sequence GTGTCATCCGTTCCACGTCGTCCTCACGGCGCGCTCGTCGCCGTCTCCCTCTCCGTCCTTCTGTCCACGGCCACGGCCGCGGCACAGGACCTTCCCCCACCCTCTCCCGACGCCGGCGTGCCCGCGTCGGATGCGCCCACCGCCGAGCCCGACGCGGGCCCTGCCTCCGACCTCCCCGCCGGCCTCACGCCGGAGGAGATGGCCGAAATCGAGAAGGCCTTCGGTGGCAACACGCAGCAGGGCGTGCCCGCCAGCACCTCCGCCGCGCCGGACGCCACGCCCGGCGGGGGCTTGCCGCTGTCCATCCCTGGAGCGACCAGCGGCACCAACTTCCTGGACATGAGCTTCATCCTGGACATGGCCGCGGCGGCCTTCACGTCCAAGGAGCCACTGCAGCGCGGCGCGCACGACCCCTCGCGCAACGGGTTCAACCTGCAACAGTTGGAGCTGTCCATCGGCTCGGTGGTGGACCCGTACTTCCGCTTCGACGCGAACATCGTCTACAGCCAGTTCGGCGTCGAAATCGAGGAGGCCTACGGCACCACGCTGGCGCTGCCCGCGAGCCTGCAGGTGCGCGCGGGCCAGTTCCTCACCCGCTTCGGTCGGCTCAACGCCACGCACCCGCACGCGTGGGACTTCGTGGACCAGCCCTTCGCGATGAGCCGCGTCTTCGGCGGCGAAGGCAACCGCGGCCTGGGCGTGGAGCTGTCGTGGCTCACCCCGCTGCCCTGGTACGTCGAGGTGACGGGCAGCCTCACCGACGCCACCGGCGAGGCCACCGCGCGCAGCTTCCTGTCGTCCTCGGGCGACCGGGTGCTGTCGCCGTTGGACCTGCAGGCCACGGGCGTGGTGAAGCAGTTCTTCCCGCTGTCGGACGACCTGTCCTTCATGTGGGGACTGTCCGGCGCCACGGGCCCCAACCCCACCGGCTACCGCAACCGCACGGACATCTTCGGCACGGACCTGTACCTGCGCTATCGCCCGATTACCGAGGCGAGCAACACGCTGGTGTCGCTGCAGGTGGAGGCTCTCTACCGACGACGGCAGGTGCCCGGCGACGTGCTGACGGACTTCAACTCCTACGCCCAGCTCGCGTGGCGCTTCTCGCAGCGGTGGGCCACCGCCGCGCGCTACGAGTTGGGGACCGCGGCCAAGGGTGAGGACGGCCAGGTGGCCGTGGACCCGTTGGACCCGGAGTGGACGAAGAGTCGCGACCGCGTCTCGGTGAACCTCACCTTCTGGCCCACCGAGTTCTCCCGCCTTCGCTTCCAGGCCGCGCGCGACAACGCACGGTGGCGCGACCAGGCGGACTACTCGGCCTTCCTCGCCCTCGAACTGGTCACGGGTGCCCATGGCGCCCATGCGTTCTGA
- a CDS encoding Rieske (2Fe-2S) protein: MDEGQPDGRFIPVARLTALDARGRALVQVGDTRVVLVRVDGQVHALEDTCPHRGGSLHEGDLEGTLLHCPLHAWPFDVRTGLCPLRPGTKVRIYDVLVRGEEILIAASDRVPGR; the protein is encoded by the coding sequence ATGGATGAAGGACAACCGGACGGACGCTTCATTCCGGTGGCGCGGCTCACCGCGTTGGACGCACGCGGTCGTGCCCTGGTCCAGGTGGGCGACACCCGGGTGGTCCTGGTGCGCGTGGACGGGCAGGTGCACGCGCTGGAGGACACCTGTCCCCACCGGGGGGGCTCGCTCCACGAAGGGGACCTGGAGGGGACGCTGCTGCACTGTCCCCTGCACGCCTGGCCGTTCGATGTCCGCACGGGGCTGTGTCCGTTGCGGCCGGGGACGAAGGTTCGCATCTACGACGTGCTCGTGCGAGGTGAGGAGATCCTCATCGCCGCATCGGATAGGGTGCCCGGCCGTTGA
- the folE gene encoding GTP cyclohydrolase I, which translates to MASAVEAFLRAAGLPMEDENLVDTPKRVADAWSREFLDGYGQTPGEVLGKTFSAPRGSSRELVVVTGLRFHSMCPHHLLPVTGVAHVAYVPGKHVAGFGGLSALVDCFAHRLILQEDLAREVAGSLARELGSPATACIIEAEQACLRMRGPQQRDAITHAEAYEGELRRDGALRRELWARLGARR; encoded by the coding sequence ATGGCGAGCGCGGTGGAGGCCTTCCTCCGGGCCGCCGGCCTGCCGATGGAGGACGAGAACCTGGTGGACACGCCCAAGCGCGTGGCCGACGCCTGGAGTCGCGAGTTCCTGGACGGCTATGGCCAGACGCCCGGCGAGGTGCTGGGCAAGACGTTCTCCGCGCCTCGTGGCTCGTCGCGTGAGCTGGTGGTGGTGACGGGCCTGCGCTTCCATTCCATGTGTCCGCACCACCTGTTGCCGGTGACGGGCGTGGCGCATGTCGCGTACGTGCCGGGCAAGCACGTGGCGGGCTTCGGTGGCCTGTCCGCGCTGGTGGATTGCTTCGCGCACCGGCTCATCCTCCAGGAGGACCTGGCGCGCGAGGTCGCGGGCTCGCTGGCGCGTGAGCTGGGCAGCCCCGCCACCGCGTGCATCATCGAGGCGGAGCAGGCGTGCCTGCGCATGCGCGGTCCGCAGCAGCGCGACGCCATCACCCACGCGGAGGCCTATGAAGGAGAGCTGCGCCGCGACGGTGCGCTGCGACGCGAGCTGTGGGCGCGACTGGGGGCGCGGCGATGA
- a CDS encoding FAD-binding oxidoreductase, whose protein sequence is MSDVSARPGRVEPERVERVCEALSRVLSPGQLKRDEATLAAYARDESDSGVFPPDVVVFPEDAAQVSAIFKACVAHAVPYTPCGARTGKSGGSLPLCGGVAVSLERMNRIRAISVEDLTAVVEPGVVTGDLMKAVEAVGLFYPPDPNSWESCTLGGNVAENAGGPRALKYGVTRDYVIGLEWVLPDGEVIKVGRRTIKGVAGYDLVGLFVGSEGTLGVATEITLQLIPLPRKVLTALVVFPSVLDAARAVSAVLAAGLLPRCLELIDDVALRAVDGRGFQFPPGAGAAVIAEVDGHGAEGLFEELSRLGDICAQQGASQTLVAQDDSQREKLWAVRRVISPALRALKPRKVSEDIVVPRSKIPEIIERLKAMGAELGLTVATYGHAGDGNLHANILYEGPHQRPLVDEALRRMLVMTVELGGTITGEHGVGLAKREFLALEQQPALLELQRRLKAFFDPSGLLNPEKIFPTLKR, encoded by the coding sequence ATGAGTGACGTGTCCGCGCGGCCGGGCCGCGTGGAGCCCGAGCGGGTGGAGCGCGTGTGCGAGGCGCTCTCGCGAGTGCTGTCCCCCGGGCAACTGAAGCGCGACGAGGCCACGCTCGCCGCCTACGCGCGGGACGAGTCGGACAGCGGCGTCTTCCCTCCGGACGTCGTCGTGTTCCCCGAGGACGCCGCGCAGGTGTCCGCCATCTTCAAGGCGTGCGTGGCGCACGCAGTCCCCTACACGCCGTGTGGCGCGCGCACCGGCAAGAGCGGTGGCTCGCTGCCCCTGTGCGGCGGCGTGGCGGTGAGCCTGGAGCGCATGAACCGCATCCGCGCCATCTCCGTGGAGGACCTCACCGCGGTGGTGGAGCCCGGCGTGGTGACGGGCGACCTGATGAAGGCCGTGGAGGCGGTGGGGCTCTTCTATCCACCCGACCCCAACTCGTGGGAGTCGTGCACGCTGGGCGGCAACGTCGCGGAGAACGCGGGCGGCCCCCGCGCGCTGAAGTACGGCGTCACGCGCGACTACGTCATCGGTCTGGAGTGGGTGCTTCCGGACGGTGAGGTCATCAAGGTGGGGCGGCGCACCATCAAGGGTGTGGCCGGCTACGACCTGGTGGGCCTCTTCGTCGGCTCCGAGGGCACGCTGGGCGTGGCCACCGAAATCACCCTCCAGCTCATCCCGCTCCCGCGAAAGGTGCTGACGGCCCTGGTCGTCTTTCCGTCCGTGCTGGACGCGGCTCGCGCGGTGTCGGCCGTGCTGGCGGCGGGGCTGTTGCCCCGGTGTCTGGAACTCATCGACGACGTGGCCCTGCGCGCGGTGGATGGACGAGGCTTCCAGTTCCCACCCGGCGCGGGCGCGGCCGTCATCGCCGAGGTCGATGGCCACGGCGCGGAAGGTTTGTTCGAGGAGTTGTCGCGCCTCGGTGACATCTGCGCACAGCAGGGAGCCAGTCAAACACTCGTCGCGCAGGATGATTCCCAACGCGAGAAACTCTGGGCCGTGCGTCGGGTCATCTCCCCCGCGCTGCGCGCGCTGAAGCCTCGAAAGGTCTCCGAGGACATCGTCGTCCCGCGTTCGAAAATCCCCGAAATCATCGAGCGGCTGAAGGCGATGGGCGCGGAGCTGGGCCTCACGGTGGCCACGTATGGCCATGCGGGCGATGGAAACCTCCACGCCAACATCCTCTATGAAGGCCCGCATCAACGCCCGCTGGTGGACGAAGCGCTGCGCCGCATGTTGGTGATGACGGTGGAGCTGGGCGGGACGATCACAGGCGAGCATGGTGTGGGCCTCGCGAAGCGGGAATTTCTCGCGCTCGAACAGCAGCCCGCGCTGCTGGAATTGCAGCGGCGGCTCAAGGCCTTCTTCGACCCATCAGGGCTGCTCAATCCCGAGAAAATCTTCCCCACGCTCAAACGTTGA
- a CDS encoding sigma-70 family RNA polymerase sigma factor produces MANSTKFAAEGLSQYLRQLGGHQQLTREQEYELARRARKGDESARQTLATSNLAFVVAVAKKFANRGARLDDLVQEGNVGLMKAIEHFDPKKNVRFATYAVWWIRAYITRYLKDNRSQVRGGEAERGSMVDFSLDASIDEEGETTFLDRLEDNGPSPQDVFLSHEQDTEIQDALTKVRKRIGDLGWDILTERLTQDKPLTLEELGQRWGVSRERVRQVELKTKTFLERYLSAFNENEEQALLDVA; encoded by the coding sequence ATGGCCAACTCGACGAAGTTTGCGGCGGAGGGCCTGTCGCAATACCTGCGTCAGCTGGGGGGACACCAGCAACTGACTCGCGAGCAGGAGTACGAGCTGGCTCGGCGCGCTCGCAAGGGCGACGAGTCGGCGAGGCAGACGCTCGCCACCTCCAACCTGGCTTTCGTTGTCGCCGTCGCGAAGAAGTTCGCCAATCGCGGCGCTCGCCTGGATGACCTCGTCCAGGAAGGCAACGTCGGCCTGATGAAGGCAATCGAGCATTTCGATCCGAAGAAGAACGTGCGCTTCGCGACGTACGCGGTGTGGTGGATTCGCGCCTACATCACCCGCTATCTGAAGGACAACCGCAGCCAGGTGCGCGGCGGCGAGGCCGAGCGGGGCAGCATGGTGGACTTCTCGCTCGACGCCTCCATCGACGAGGAGGGCGAGACGACCTTCCTGGACCGCCTGGAGGACAACGGACCGTCGCCTCAGGACGTGTTCCTGTCCCACGAGCAGGACACCGAAATCCAGGACGCGCTCACCAAGGTGCGCAAGCGCATCGGCGACCTGGGCTGGGACATCCTCACGGAGCGGCTGACGCAGGACAAGCCGCTGACGCTCGAGGAGCTGGGGCAGCGCTGGGGCGTGTCGCGTGAGCGCGTGCGCCAGGTGGAGCTCAAGACGAAGACGTTCCTCGAGCGCTACCTCTCGGCGTTCAACGAGAACGAGGAGCAGGCCCTGCTGGACGTGGCCTGA
- a CDS encoding tetratricopeptide repeat protein, translating to MRLILFALCSLVALSARAAEPELLARLDALHERRGEAEGSKALEAELKAALSTTPDDFELVWRQARQLQWQADGAASEKLKKVLGRQTWDVAEKAVKLAPNRVEGHYFAAAGIGAYSQAVGVMKALGEGLEGKFNERLDAAIKLDSGFYGAAPLLAKGRYYYELPWPKRDLKKSAEFYDKAIQQHPEMLRAYYFLAETLLRDDKAKQARDAIQKVKQGSVAYDPPEGRRIQEWAKKVEADIEEELK from the coding sequence ATGCGCTTGATTTTATTCGCCTTGTGCTCGCTCGTGGCGCTTTCGGCACGGGCGGCGGAGCCGGAGTTGCTCGCTCGGCTGGACGCCCTGCATGAGCGACGTGGTGAGGCGGAGGGGAGCAAGGCGCTGGAGGCCGAGCTGAAGGCGGCGCTCTCCACGACGCCGGACGACTTCGAGCTGGTGTGGCGTCAGGCGCGGCAGCTCCAGTGGCAGGCGGACGGGGCCGCGAGCGAGAAGCTCAAGAAGGTGCTCGGGCGGCAGACGTGGGACGTGGCGGAGAAGGCCGTCAAGCTGGCCCCCAACCGCGTGGAAGGCCACTACTTCGCGGCGGCGGGGATCGGCGCCTACTCTCAAGCGGTGGGGGTGATGAAGGCGCTGGGCGAGGGCCTGGAAGGCAAGTTCAACGAGCGGCTCGACGCGGCCATCAAGCTGGACTCCGGCTTCTATGGCGCCGCGCCGCTCCTGGCCAAGGGGCGCTACTACTACGAGCTGCCCTGGCCGAAGCGGGATCTCAAGAAGTCGGCCGAGTTCTACGACAAGGCCATTCAGCAGCACCCGGAGATGTTGCGCGCGTATTACTTCCTGGCCGAGACGCTCCTTAGAGACGACAAGGCGAAGCAGGCGCGTGACGCCATCCAGAAGGTGAAGCAGGGCAGCGTCGCGTACGACCCTCCGGAGGGACGGCGCATCCAGGAGTGGGCGAAGAAGGTCGAAGCCGACATCGAGGAGGAGCTCAAGTGA
- a CDS encoding AMP-dependent synthetase/ligase, with translation MRAENQVGPSASAAGAQEGNLVQLLIQRAQNASKAGVTHKKDGRWQDVSFGQVLDDVKALSAGLVAQGVKPGDRVALFANTSLMWIIADLAITAAQAITVPIYSSNLPDEFRYVIKHSETSFVFVDNDEKDAKQAGRLTRVRQKLAECPTVQKVIVFEGAVAGGQEVALADVMAQGREAHQANPASFEERVASVKSEDTNCLIYTSGTTGDPKGAILTHGNWTYQAHAVQAIGMMEPSDAVMLFLPLAHVFAQVVKAAWLSMGFRLIIAESVDKLMANIVETRPTVLPSVPRVFEKVYNTVVSNGTSAPGLKGRMARWAFKLFDEYVDAKQQGREYDGLAFTLAKKLVFTKVRGTLDEKLGGNMRLFVSGGAPLSRKIGYFFDLLGFKVVEGYGLTETAAPTNANRPNKIKIGSVGPAMPGTEVKIAADGEVLARGPCIMKGYYKNDTATAEVLEADGWFHTGDIGELDSDGYLRITDRKKDIIVTAGGKNVAPQNIENTLKTFPILSQAMVYGDKRPYLVALITVGEETAKKLLEEKGAPVGTYAENAKRPEVHAAVKAVLDKVNADSPPYATIKRFTIMSADFTQESGELTPTLKVKRKVCSQKYKAQIDAMYDNVAVVE, from the coding sequence GTGAGAGCAGAGAATCAGGTAGGACCTTCGGCTTCGGCGGCCGGAGCGCAGGAGGGAAACCTGGTCCAGTTGCTGATCCAGCGCGCACAGAACGCCTCCAAGGCGGGTGTGACGCACAAGAAGGACGGCCGCTGGCAGGACGTGAGTTTCGGGCAGGTGCTGGACGACGTGAAGGCGTTGTCCGCGGGCCTGGTGGCGCAGGGCGTGAAGCCCGGAGACCGGGTGGCGCTGTTCGCGAACACCAGCCTCATGTGGATCATCGCGGACCTGGCGATCACCGCGGCGCAGGCCATCACCGTCCCCATCTATTCGTCCAACCTTCCGGACGAGTTCCGCTACGTCATCAAGCACTCGGAGACGTCCTTCGTCTTCGTGGACAATGACGAGAAGGATGCCAAGCAGGCGGGCCGGCTGACGCGCGTGCGGCAGAAGCTGGCCGAGTGCCCCACCGTCCAGAAGGTCATCGTCTTCGAGGGCGCGGTGGCGGGCGGCCAGGAGGTCGCGCTGGCGGACGTCATGGCCCAGGGGCGCGAGGCGCACCAGGCCAACCCGGCCTCCTTCGAGGAGCGGGTGGCCTCGGTGAAGTCCGAGGACACCAACTGTCTCATCTACACCTCGGGCACCACGGGTGACCCGAAGGGCGCCATCCTCACGCACGGCAACTGGACGTACCAGGCGCACGCGGTGCAGGCCATCGGGATGATGGAGCCCAGCGACGCGGTCATGCTGTTCCTGCCGCTGGCGCACGTGTTCGCGCAGGTGGTGAAGGCGGCGTGGCTGTCCATGGGCTTCCGGCTCATCATCGCGGAGTCGGTGGACAAGCTGATGGCGAACATCGTGGAGACGCGTCCCACGGTGCTGCCGTCGGTGCCGCGCGTGTTCGAGAAGGTCTACAACACGGTGGTGTCCAACGGCACGTCGGCCCCGGGCCTCAAGGGTCGCATGGCGCGCTGGGCCTTCAAGCTGTTCGACGAGTACGTCGACGCCAAGCAGCAGGGCCGCGAGTACGACGGCCTGGCGTTCACCCTGGCCAAGAAGCTGGTGTTCACCAAGGTGCGCGGCACCCTGGACGAGAAGCTGGGCGGCAACATGCGCCTGTTCGTCTCCGGCGGCGCGCCGCTGTCGCGCAAGATCGGCTACTTCTTCGACCTGCTCGGCTTCAAGGTGGTGGAGGGCTACGGCCTGACGGAGACGGCCGCGCCCACCAACGCGAACCGCCCGAACAAGATCAAGATCGGCTCCGTGGGCCCCGCCATGCCGGGCACCGAGGTGAAGATCGCCGCTGACGGCGAGGTGCTCGCCCGTGGCCCCTGCATCATGAAGGGCTACTACAAGAACGACACGGCCACGGCCGAGGTCCTGGAGGCGGACGGCTGGTTCCACACCGGCGACATCGGTGAGCTGGATTCGGACGGCTACCTGCGCATCACGGACCGCAAGAAGGACATCATCGTCACCGCGGGCGGCAAGAACGTGGCGCCTCAGAACATCGAGAACACGCTCAAGACGTTCCCCATCCTCAGCCAGGCCATGGTGTACGGCGACAAGCGCCCGTACCTGGTGGCGCTCATCACCGTGGGCGAGGAGACGGCGAAGAAGCTGCTCGAGGAGAAGGGCGCCCCGGTGGGCACCTACGCGGAGAACGCGAAGCGCCCCGAGGTCCACGCGGCCGTGAAGGCGGTGCTGGACAAGGTGAACGCGGACTCGCCGCCGTACGCGACCATCAAGCGCTTCACCATCATGTCCGCCGACTTCACCCAGGAGTCCGGTGAGCTGACGCCCACCCTCAAGGTGAAGCGCAAGGTGTGCAGCCAGAAGTACAAGGCGCAGATCGACGCCATGTACGACAACGTGGCCGTCGTCGAGTAG